The genomic stretch GGCATGAAGCGCGTCCGTGAAATCTTAGCCGGTGCGGGCAAAAATGCCGTCACCGCGCTGATTGAAAAGGATAAGTCTCTGGAATCAGAAGCAAATACTATTGCCGATGTTGACCGGCTCGTCCGCTATAACCGGGATCTCTATAAACTGCTGAACAATTTTGTTTCATTCCATGATTTCTATGGCCGCAAGGACAAAGCGATATTCCAGGCCGGCACTTTGTACCTCGATCAACGCAGTTGCGACCTGTGCATACACGTTGACGATATGGGCAAGCATGCATCACTGGCTCATCTGAGCAGGATTTTCCTGGCCTATTGTGACCTCACACGCCAGGACACCGATGAAAAGATGACCATCGCCGCGGCATTCACAGACGGCGATTCGGATAACCTCATGGTCGGCCGCAACGGCATCTTTTACGACCGCAAGGGCCGGGACTGGCATGCAACTATTGTTAAGATCGTCGACAACCCAATCAGTATCCGTCAGGCCTTCTGGTCCCCTTATAAGCGTGTAATCCGTTTTATTGGAGAGCAGGTGGCCAAACGCGCTGCGGCAGCCGACGCCGCCGCCACCGACAAGGTCATGACATCCTCCATTACCGCGGGTAAAAAGGCTGTCTCCGGAGCGGCGCCTGCAGCAAAACCCAAAATCGACATCGGGGTGGTCGCCGCCCTCGGTGTTGCCGTCGGCGGCATTACTGCGGCCCTGGGCATGTTCCTTCAGGCGTTTTTCGGCCTCGGTTTCTGGATGCCGGTGGGCATTGCTGTCCTCCTGCTCCTGATATCGGGCCCATCGATGATCATTGCCTGGCTTAAACTAAGGCAACGCAATCTTTGCCCCATCCTTGACGCCAACGGCTGGGCAATAAATACCCGCGCCCGCATTAACATCCCCTTCGGCAGTTCACTTACCGCCATAGCCAGCCCTCCGCCCGGCTCGCGCCGCGACCTGATTGACCCTTATGCCGAGAGCAAGACCGGTCGTAACAAGGTTGTTGCGCTTATAGTGATCCTTGCCGTCCTCTGGGGTTTATGGAATTTCGGCGTCTTTGAAAAAGCCATACCCGATGTCTTGCCTAAATCCGAATGGGTCCAAAAGCACGAGGCCGAAGCAAAAGCCAAGACTGCCGTTGATACCATCGTACCGGCTGCACCGGCGCCGGCAAAATAAAAAGGACGTTCCCTTTTTATATAAACCCACCCAATCCCTGAGTAAATCAAACCCATTTTGTAAGTATGTTAACGTTCAAAATTAATCGTTTCCAGGAGGAATCGGCGTCTCCGGTATGGTTAACATCGCTAACTCTTTTAATCACGCCGGTCGACGCATTAGGTCATGTGTTACTATTCGTTAAAAATTTTAACCGTACCTAAATTTCTATTTAGTAAAGGAGATTAAAATGATTCAAAATGAAAGAAGCGAAGATTTGTACAGTGAAGTTCGGGAACGCACGTTAGAAATGTCTGATAAATTCCCGATAGCCTTGGCGGATAATTTCTGGGTTCTGGGTAATTATTATTTTAATCTCTATCTTGTAAAAGGCAAGAATGCCTCGGCTCTTATCGAGGTGGGCGTTTCAGCAGTCGTGGATTCAGTCATCATGCAACTGGATTCATTGAATATTTCTCCTCAATATATTGTCGTAACTCACCCACATGCTGATCATGTCACCGGCCTGGGAGGACTCCGTGAGAAGTTCCCGGAAGCCATGCTGGTAGCGGGAAAGGGAGCGAAGGAGTTTCTCACTCACCCCAAAGCGTTGCCCGTTTTGATGAAGGAAGACCGATTCATGTCAGGTATGTTGTCACATATTGGAAACAGACCAGGGCGTTCACCGGTAACAGAATTTTTCTTTCCCGAAATTCACGTTGCCGTAAAGGATGAATATGAGATCGACCTGGGAGATATTGTACTGAGATGCATAAAAGTAGGAGGACATTCTCCGGGGAATATCGTCGTCCATATATCGAACATTGACGCATTAATTTTATCAGACTCTCTGGGATTTCATTACCCCGGACGGGGATTTTTACCCCTCTTCTTGTGCGATTTTATTGAGTACTTACACACCATCAATCGCATGAAGTCACTCAAACCGAAGATTTTGGGCCTCGGCCATCAGGGCCCTATAATCGGTTCACATGTAGAGAGCGCTTTCAGGGACGCCCGTCAAGCGGCGCTGAAAATGTTGTCCAGGGTAATGGAAGAACGAGAAGACAATGATATAATCTCGAACGAAATTTTCAGGGAGTGTTACAGAGATGAATTCACCGTATATAGTGAGGAAAATATCAGAAATGTTGCCCAGCTATTGGTTCGAAGGAGCAGGGAGACGATCAGCTTGGGTGTGAACCCCTCCCCGTAGAGTTGCGTCCGTCTTTAGCCGTCCTCTATCACAGGATTTATTGATTTATGCTTTTAGTATATTCATCCAAAATATGTTTGCCATGTTTCTTAAGCTTCAGGCTAAGAGTCCTCCTCAGTTATAAAAGAGTTTCTACCAGAAGAAGTAGTGCCTCAGCATAAAATAGGACTAAATCATGGAAAGGTCAAAAAAGATCAGAGAAGGAGATGTCCGTGCCGCCTCTCGCCTCATAAGGAATATTGAAGATAATACTCCCGAAGCGCGGCAGGTCATCAAGGAGATTTTCCGTCATACAGGTAATGCTCATGTTGTGGGAATT from Deltaproteobacteria bacterium encodes the following:
- a CDS encoding MBL fold metallo-hydrolase, which gives rise to MIQNERSEDLYSEVRERTLEMSDKFPIALADNFWVLGNYYFNLYLVKGKNASALIEVGVSAVVDSVIMQLDSLNISPQYIVVTHPHADHVTGLGGLREKFPEAMLVAGKGAKEFLTHPKALPVLMKEDRFMSGMLSHIGNRPGRSPVTEFFFPEIHVAVKDEYEIDLGDIVLRCIKVGGHSPGNIVVHISNIDALILSDSLGFHYPGRGFLPLFLCDFIEYLHTINRMKSLKPKILGLGHQGPIIGSHVESAFRDARQAALKMLSRVMEEREDNDIISNEIFRECYRDEFTVYSEENIRNVAQLLVRRSRETISLGVNPSP